GCTTATTCTAGCACCTCCACACAGTTTAGTAACAAGAATACATAATTACATTTCAATCATCAAAATCAGGAAACTAACAGTAATACCACCTCATCCTCAGACCCCATTCAAGTTACAcccattttctaaataatttcctttacagaaaaatgttttaatccaaGATCCTGCATTGTATTTGGTATTTCTTCAGTCTCCTTCAACCTGGAACACTTTCtcagcttcccccccccccagttttctTGACTTGCATGATCAAGACATCTTTAAAGATcccaagtcatttatttttaaaaaaatgttttttaatcgagaggtggcaggaggggcagagagagggagacatagtatctgaagcagactccaggttctgagctgtcagcacagagattaaCATAggactgaaactcacaaaccatgagatcttgagccactcagacatttaaccaactgagcaaccaggtgcccctcaagtcatttattttaaagagtgtgccttgggggcacctgggtggctcagtcagttgagcatccgacttcagctcaggttatgatctcactgctcaagggttcaagccctgcgttgggctctgtgttgacagctcagagcctggaacctgcttcggattctgtgtctccccctttctgtgtccctcccatgctcatgctgttttGGCAATTAttattgacaaagaaaaaaattttttaaagagtgtgcCTCAACCTGGGTTTGATGTTTCCCCTCTGCTTTGACTCAAGTTATGCATTTTTGGCTGTATTACCCTGCATCCTATTAGTTGGTGCACAAATTAAATACTACCAAATGACACTAAATGTCAGTATTATTTATGTAACTTGAATTGCTTGACTAAGTTGGGTGAGTCgactttttccattttaacaatacttaacATTTTGCCAATTGTCATGCTTTGCCAATAGTATATGGTGGTGGGCTGCaagggtggaggaagagggacaTGCATCtacccatgctgtcagcacctTACCAATGCTTCTTCACTATTCAGGTATACTGTCTTCTAAGGGCAGCCGCTGAATTCACTTTTACAGTGTTTCCCCATCAGAAGTGCCAGTGTCAGGCAGCCAGTATGGGTCCCAGACCCATGaggcccctcctctgggctcagATACCTGTGACAGTGGGACAGGTTCCTTTGGAGATCCATAGTTCAGCTCTGAGGGATGCCTACCCTGATCCCTTCATTTTACCAGCCTAGAGCTTGAAGGTGCTGCTTGCAGTTGCTATCCTAGTGATACATTTGACATTCATTTTTCCCTCTCAGGTTCCTGCTATCTTCATACAAGTGTTCCCTGTATACCCTTTCAGACCCCTAGAAAACAACTGTACACCAAGTTAACTATTCCTTGGATCATGTTGTTTCTGTTCAAGTCACTGCTGTGGTTTCTCTCTTCTGACAACCCTGATTATGTCTCACTGGAATTTAATCTTGGGGAGACTAGAacttgttttattcactgttgtACAATGCCTTCTACATAGTTAAGTGACTAATCCTGATGGAACCAGCACGTTTGGCtgtatttatagaaatgtttttaCTTACTGTGGGTTGAGGATGCAGCTCTAGTCTGCATAAACACAAAGTGTCCAAAGTAGAATTgttcataataatgaaaaattaggaACAAGATGCCTTTAAACGGAATGATGTTATTTTAATAGAATGGAGCCTAAGatgctaaaaagaacaaaagctaCATATATAAACATGGTCATAACTCAAAACCATTTTGCtggttttaataaatgaataatgattAAGGCACAATGTGGAAGATGACAAAATGTTACTAGAACCACCAAAATTCACAATGAGTTTATACACAATGGCAAAAAGCAGAGAGCGAACAGCTGTGAAATCTTCAGTGTAGGGTAGGAGGGTGGTGTCCTGTGGTTGGCGCATCTGGATTATGGACCAGCAGAAGACAAGAACATGGATAAGAATACAGGGCCTAGAAATGCAATAGCCATGCCAAAGGGTGTGTATACAAAAACTGGGGTTTCAGACCAGTGAAATAAGGGTGAATGGATGAACATGTGAAAGATCCCTTGGCTagtcatttgcaaaaaaaaaatttttttttgatttttagttcATACCATATTTAATCAACAGAAAGAGGTCAATAGATTATTGTTTTTTCTAAACACATTTGTTTCATATGTGAAACACATTTGTTTTTAGGTTTAAAGACAAATCTCACAAAATATAAAGTTCTAAAAAGATCTTCTTGTTTCAActcaagaagcagaaaaacacTTCATACTATGTAATGActgttttatttctaatgttcAAGTCCTAAACATAACTGCCTTTGACTCTAATAACAGAAAGCATCAACCCAAACTATCTGTGAGGtagataaggaaatggaagcagaaaGATTAAATCACTACATAGGTCACTCAAATATTAAGTGACAGGCAGAGAACAGCAGGTCTGCGGAAACCATGCAAACTGTAGGGGGGAAGACGTGGCGCTCTACCACCACAGATACAAATGCAGAGAGTTCTTTGCTCACATAATATCTGCACTTTGCACTCAAACTTACATAAACACACCCTTTAGATATAAcacaaaaatggggaaaatgtctTCAATGGGCCTTGCTTTCAATCTGTGAAGTCTAAGAAGTACTAATGTTCAAGGCCACTTTTGAAAATTAACTCACGTGTATAATAAACAACTGTGTACTGAATCACTGcatatttcaaataaatcttggtttcattaaatgttatttacatgATTTACTAAAAGGATAGTTTCTTCACAATGTCTATATGGAGTTATATATGGCACCAAAACGTAGAAAACACATATGACACATGGCATTTCACGCATTCgatgcttcttttaaaatatatgttgtgGTGTAAGTATTTGATGGGACACAGTATTCGGTGTCAGAGATCCTAACACATGTCACAAAAGTTGCGTAGCTAAGGGTGCGTCTGGAACAAAACTCAAGGACACAGAAAATAGTTGTTGAAGATCACTGTCCGGTGTGGAGTCCTGACCTAGCACAGAGGcgattcaaatacattttaattctcCTGCTGAGATCTCACTCAGCTAACTTGCACCTTTCTCAAAGCGATGCGTTTCTTGGTGAGCAAGACCGTTAAATAAACATTCTATTATTTGCAAGTTATTTAGTACTGCATCCAAAACATCCCTTCTAGAATAAGATAATTTCTAGATGAGgctgttttcctcatttcctaaactgacaattttcttttgttacataTTCTGATATATagatcttaaaacattttttatgttgttaGCTTTATTCTACTCTCAATTATCTGCCGGTCAATCAGATGTAGCTTCTATGTTAAAAATTTCCTGCATTCATTTTTGGGGTTTTCCActggaaattttttatttacaaaatgcttGGCTTGTTGATGAAGGTTTATTAAAATGCAGGATATTGAGAGCGGCCTCCCCCCTAATGAACTCTCTGACACAGTGTTTCTCGTACTTCATTAGATTCACAAGGTAAATGGGGTAAGGCATGGCTAGGGTATACTATGAAACAGAAAGCCTTAAACATGAAATGGCcgaaaaattatttcttgcttGTGACAAAACTTACAAAGTGATGTTAGAGAAGGCAGAACTCTGACCAGGAGTTATGAAATTGTAATCTTTAATGACTAGCTCCCAAGGTTTCCTGAGGATATCTCCATTACCCTttgataaggaaagaaaaatagaagcaggaaaaattCGAATTGAGGTCTTTTATAGGCTTGGAATTTGTGCCCATATTTTGAGGTCTTATAGCTTCATGTGTATGGAAGGAAGGCTAGCAAATCTGCACTTTTATGTAACCATAAAAGAAAGAGCATATTTCTGCTACAGGGCTCCTACCCTATGTGAATTCCTTGATGATGTGTAAGGGCTGATTTCCGACCAAAAGTTTTTCCACATTCACaacattcataaggtttctctcctgaGTGAGTCCTCAGATGGGTAGTGAGGGTAGATTTATGACGGAAACTCTTCCCACATTcgttacattcatagggtttttcCCCTGTGTGAGTTCTCTGAGGATTAATAAGAGTAGACTTTGTAACAAAAGATTTCTCACATTCAATACACTGAAAGGGTTTCTCTCCTGTTTGAGTTCTCTGATGTACATTAAAAGCTGACAGATGACGGTAAGTTTTGCCACATACATTACAATGAAAGGGTCTATCTCCCATGTGAGTTCTCTGATGTTGTGTGAGGGCTGACCTCTGGCAGAAAGTTCTTCTACACTCACTGCATTCATAGGGTTTTTCCCCTGTGTGAGTTCTCTCATGTCGAGTAAGGGATGACTTCTCGTAAAAggatttcccacattcattacatttgtaaggtttctttcCTGTGTGAATTCTTTGATGTGCATTGACATCTGACTGCCGATAGAAAGTTTtaccacattcattacattgaaAGCACTTCTCTCCTGTATGAGTTCTCTGATGCACTTTAACGTCTGCCTGCCGATAGAAAGTTTTACCACACTGATTACATTGaaagggtttctctcctgtatgaattctctgatgtgcATTAACATCTGACTGCCGATAGAAagtttttccacattcattacattgaaagcgcttctctcctgtgtgagttcTCTGATGAACATTAACATCTGCCTGCCGCTGGAAAGATTTACCACATTTGTTACATTGaaagggtttctctcctgtgtgagttcTCTGATGTGCGTGAACGTCTGACTGCCAAAAGAAAGTTTTACCACACTGATTACACTCAAAGCGTTTCTCCCCTGTGTGAATTCGCTGATGTGCATTAACATCTGACTGTCGAAAGAAAGTTTtaccacattcattacattgaaagggtttctctcctgtgtgggtTCTCTGATGTAGCTTAATGTCTGACTGACAGTGGAAAGTTTtaccacattcattacattgaaagcgtttctctcctgtgtgaatcCTCTGACGTACCTTTATGTCTGACTGCTGACAGAAAGTTTTACCACCTTCAATACATTGAAAGGGTTTCTCTCTGGTATGAGTTCTCTGATGTTGAGTGAAGGCGGACTGCCCACAGAAcgttttcccacattcattacattcacaGGGCTTCTCCCTTGTATGTGCTCTTTCATGTTGAGTGAGGGATGACTTCTTGTGAAAGGGCTTTCCACATTCACTACATTTATAAAGTTTCTCCCCTGTATGTGTTCTCTGATGGTCTATGAGGGTTGATTTGTGACTGGTCTTCCCACGTGAATTAAGTTGGTAaggtttctcccctgtgtgtgttctctgatGCACTGTGAGGTTTGACTTGTAGGTGAATGTTtgcccacattcattacatttcaATAGACACTCACCTCTCTGGCTTTTCTGAACTTGAGTGAAGTGTGACATCctactgaaattattttcaatttgattgcttttatatagttttatttccaTGTAAACCTCATGGCATTTCAAGAGAGATAATTTCTCACAGGTTTCCCCACCGTGTTCCTTATGTTCACAGAGTTTATTTCCTGTGTCATTTCGCCTGTTTGGAATTATTACGGTCTTTTCTTCTAAGGATTTCCCATCATCATTATATTTTAAGGTCTCCTCTGAAGTCTGAGTATTTCGATGCTGAATAATACTGTTCTTATGACCAAAGGCTTTctcattttgattattttcattagAAATCTATCGAGTATGAAGTTTTTCCTGCTTAATATAAAGTAATTtctcatatacatttaaaatgtcatgCTTTTTTCTTGAAGAACTTCTATTACTACcaattgatattaaaatatttttcaaactcaCTCCATGTAAATTGTAGTTACAGGGCATTTTTCTTGAAAGGACACAGTTTGTACTCATATCAGAAGATTTTCTTAAAGCATAAACTTTTTCTGAGGTCAGTGTTTTGTTCTTAAATGCAACTTGTGGCATGtatttctcttggttttcctgGATTCTCTCTGTTAGGTAATGAGCTTTGTCatcttctagaaatgaaaatattgaacAGACCATAAGATTTTACAGTTCAAGTGGAATTGGATTAAGATACAAATGTCCTATTACATATTTGACTTTTGGTACCTTTTTTCCCCATCTAATTCGAGAAAACATatgtagaaaaggagaaaagctaTGAACACAAAGATGTGTAATTATTTAGCCCTttataaataaaccatttaaaatagaaatgaagatatAAACTCAATAAGCAGCAAACAGAGGATGGTAGATTCTAGAGAAGTGACAGATTCAggtaggagaaaaatcaaagaaaataagatgGGTCCAACTAAGCTAATGAAAAGTAATTGAAGTGACAAAGAAAACCAGTAGACAAAGGTGTTCAGAGGGAAAGTATGAGACATTAAGGAGAGAGACTACAGAGTAGACCTCATACCCTCAAATCTATATTGTTTTAGTAACATCTAAACAAATTTTCATTCTTCCAGTTGAATTTTCATCCTACACATTAACAGCAAGGTAAATTTCTGAACGGACCAATTGGCTGATGTTTAAGCAGAGTTACTAGATTGAATTCTAACTCCCCTCCCAACTATGATTCACAGAATATCAACAACCAACAGAAAGTATAAAACAACGACAAGATACGTAACCTTGTGCCAATATAGTTTGGATATATCACCCTGTTCTGGCTTTGATGCCTTCATACTGCTCTACTAGAGCCACTCAGCAGGTGAACCTACCATGATGTTTGTACCCTGGTGCCAAAATACtaatacttaattttactttacAGTTCACAGCTCATATTTCTGCATTTCTattatcaaaatttaaagattGTGTTTTTTCAACCAAATCCCAGAAAATAAGTACCATTTATGTTGATTTATCATTTACAAAGTATTGTGCACATATTCTACCCACTGTAACAAAGTCTAtctaaagcttaaaaaaaaaaaccactggccTGAACCATGTACGTCATGGAAAACTGTTTCAAGTCATCATTCAAGCAAACAAAATTTACACCAACTAAATGCACATCAgactttcttttttgatgttgttaaggtttattcatttttgagagaaagagtgtgagcgggggagtgacagagagatggggacagatatccgaagcaggatctgagctgacagcagcaagcccagtgcagggctggaattcatgaaccatgagatcatgacctgagctgaagttggaagcttaaccgaatgagccacccatgtgcccctgcatATCAGATTTTCAAGCTGCCATTCTATAGCTCCCCACTCAATATCCTTTGCTCCAGTTTAGTCAGTTCTTTGTCTCATTAAATTACTCATTCATGACTACAAGGTCCAAGTGTGTTCCCTCACTCAGAACCAAGGCTAGTATATAGTCTATTTAGTATCTAGAAAAACGAcaaaatagcaatatttttctaaaatttcaagaaTTCCTTTTCAAATCTTTCCCCTTTCAAGACtttcaaaatttgtatttattctaaATCTAAAAGTAGTTCCTATATAGACCAGCTGTTTTAACACAACAATAACACTGCTTTGTAACATACTGTATCTCACCTAAAACAATACATATATACTTAAGTtgtaaactcaaaatgcatcttATAATTGATCACATATCTGTGATCAACAAGTCACAGTATagtaagaatattttttccttagtggTTCGTCCCATAATGGTCTGATTACAAACTATGGCTTCTTAGATTTGAGAGAGTATGatgaatttttcttaattacacactgagtttaaaatgtttcatgTAATTTTATCCTCATTCTTCAATCCAGAGGATGGCAATCTACCTTAAAAGGCAAAATCATAcacattttaggctttgcaggccataccTGTCTGTCACAACATTGAGTTCTCCTATTAGTACATGAAATCAGCCAAAGACCATATGTAAACAAGTGAGTACGATTGTGTGGCAAAGAAAACTTTTATGTACAAAAACATGTGGTAGGTCTGCAGACTATAATTTATACCACTGCTCATAATAGGTATTGTTAACTCTCCGATTTTCTTTGTACctgagtaattttattttacttatttttttttaacatttatttattattgacagagggaagcagaacatgagcaggggaggcgcagagagagggggagacacagaatccaaagcaggctccaggctctgagctgtcaccacagaccctgacatggggctcaaactcacaaaccgcgagatcatgacctgagctgaagtcggacactcaaccaactgagccaccgaggtgccccgagtaattttaaattaatagacttCAACAAGCTCTGTGTATAAGTATTACCCgaaaaattttttcaaacacAAATGTTTAGACCCTATGCCATTTTATACCTAATGAATCAGAATTATAGGTTCATGTATGTATTCAGAATGGGTTTCTTCACAATGTTTTCACAGAATATGGAATTTTTCTTCTACTCGATTCAAATCAACATGTGTTTATCAAATGTCTATTTTAGGTTATATACCAAAGTAAGAAAGAATAACATGATTGCCATTTTCTGTAATATCATTCGTCAGGAATGAAATAAGATATTTCAGGAAACAGATcatgattttgcttttgtttcttgtgcaAGACCCACTACATGCTGGACACTGTGAGAAAGAAGAGATTACGTTGGCTTAAACATTCAAGGTCTGTTTCATGGAAGCAGACACCCTTAAACTACACTATAAAGACATTtaacataaaaacagtaaaaataatgttttaattagtTCATTTAGTATTTAGTCAGGGAAAGCACACAACGAAGAAAGGTGTGACATGGGGATGATTATAGTATGCTTCAGTGATATTTGATGAGTGGACCAAATGGTGTTTAGCCTGAGTGtaagcaacataaaaataaaattgcagcaGCCAAATAAGGCCCTAATACAGTATGGCAAGTGTGGCCATAATGCATGATGCATGAGGcaagttaa
The genomic region above belongs to Suricata suricatta isolate VVHF042 chromosome 2, meerkat_22Aug2017_6uvM2_HiC, whole genome shotgun sequence and contains:
- the LOC115285387 gene encoding zinc finger protein 658B-like — its product is MEIKLYKSNQIENNFSRMSHFTQVQKSQRGECLLKCNECGQTFTYKSNLTVHQRTHTGEKPYQLNSRGKTSHKSTLIDHQRTHTGEKLYKCSECGKPFHKKSSLTQHERAHTREKPCECNECGKTFCGQSAFTQHQRTHTREKPFQCIEGGKTFCQQSDIKVRQRIHTGEKRFQCNECGKTFHCQSDIKLHQRTHTGEKPFQCNECGKTFFRQSDVNAHQRIHTGEKRFECNQCGKTFFWQSDVHAHQRTHTGEKPFQCNKCGKSFQRQADVNVHQRTHTGEKRFQCNECGKTFYRQSDVNAHQRIHTGEKPFQCNQCGKTFYRQADVKVHQRTHTGEKCFQCNECGKTFYRQSDVNAHQRIHTGKKPYKCNECGKSFYEKSSLTRHERTHTGEKPYECSECRRTFCQRSALTQHQRTHMGDRPFHCNVCGKTYRHLSAFNVHQRTQTGEKPFQCIECEKSFVTKSTLINPQRTHTGEKPYECNECGKSFRHKSTLTTHLRTHSGEKPYECCECGKTFGRKSALTHHQGIHIG
- the LOC115285393 gene encoding zinc finger protein 33B-like, with the protein product MNKSQGSLSFGDVTVDFAQEEWQHLAPAKRTLYRDVMLENYHNFVSVGFLINKPEVIFKLEEEEEPWIVEEEFMYQNYPEDDKAHYLTERIQENQEKYMPQVAFKNKTLTSEKVYALRKSSDMSTNCVLSRKMPCNYNLHGVSLKNILISIGSNRSSSRKKHDILNVYEKLLYIKQEKLHTR